Within the Jannaschia sp. M317 genome, the region CAGGACGCCGTCCGCGTGGCCACCGTCGCCAAGGAGGCGCAGCACGCCGACATCGAGTATCAGGCGCTGAACGTCTCGCCCCGCGATGCGGAAAACGCGATCATCAACGTGCTGCGGTTCCACGAGGCGCCCAACGCCATCGTCTTCTGCAACACCCGCGCGATGGTGAACCGGCTGACCACGCGGCTGTCGAACCGGGGCTTTCCGGTCGTGGCCCTGTCCGGAGAGCTGACGCAGTCCGAGCGGACCAACGCGCTTCAGGCGATGCGGGACGGGCGGGCGCGGGTCTGCGTGGCCACGGATGTGGCGGCGCGGGGCATCGACCTGCCGAACCTGGACCTGGTCGTGCATGCCGAACTGCCCACCGGGTCGGACACCCTGCTGCACCGCTCGGGCCGCACCGGGCGCGCGGGGCGCAAGGGCGTGTCCGTCCTGATCGTGCCGCCTGCCGCCTACAAGAAGGCGCAGCGGTTGCTGGGCTGGGCCAAGTTGTCCGCCACCTGGGCGCCCGCGCCTTCGGCCGATGCGGTGCAGGAAAAGGACCGGGAACGGATGCTGGCCGATCCGGCCTGGTTCGAAGAGGTGACGGAAACCGAAAGCCCGATGGTCAACGAGCTGGGCGCGGTTCTCGCCCGAGCAGCTGGCCGCCGCCTATCTGCGCCTGCGCGCCGAAAAGGCCACCGCCCCCGAGGATCTGTCCGATCCGTCAGATGCCGCGCCGAAACCCCGCGAGGCCTTTGGCCCGTCGCGTTGGTTCGAGGTGTCTGCCGGGCGTGACCGCGACCTGGAACCGCGCCGCCTGCTGCGATGCTGTGCAAGGCCGGCGACGTGACCGCGACGACATCGGCGCGATCCGCATCCGCGACACCGCGTCCTTTGTTCAGATCAAGGAAGGCAGCGCCGACGCCTTTCTGGCCGCCGTGGGCGACAGTTTCGAGGATGTCTGACGCTGAAACCTGCGGACGGACCGCCCGCCGATGACCGGGGGCCGCGCAAGTTCGGGGCCAAGCCGGGTGGCGGCAAGTTCGCTGGCAAGCCGCGGGGCCGCGGGACGACGACGCCGCGCCCCGCTTCCAGAAGCCGAAGGGGCCCAAGCCTGCCTCCAGGCCGCGGGAAAACCTGACCGAGACGACCGACGGGGCGGTGACCGAGCGCAAGCCGCGTCACACCAAACCCGGGGCCCGGCAAGCCCAAGTATGCGGGCAAGCCCAAGGGGCCAAAGCCGCCGGTCGGACGCTCCGACAGCAAGAAGAACAAGGCCCGCGCCGCCCGAAAGGATCGCGATTGATCCGCGCGCGGGGGCTGGACTGACGCAGAGGGGTTGCTATGCCGGGCGAAACATCGCCCGGAAGGACGCCGCCCCATGAAGATCAACGCAGTTCGGCCTGTGCTATTCGCCCAACCTGGGCGACGGGATCATCGCGGAGTGTCTGGGCCACGCCCTGCGCGTGCGCGCGCCGGGTGCCGAGGTCCGCCACATCGACCTGTCCGGGCGGCAGGACTTTGGCCAGGTCACGATCGCCAACCGCGAATTGCTGCTCAAGGTGCTGGACCGGCTGCCCCTGCCTGTGCGGCAGGCCCTGGCGGGGTGGAAATTGACGCGCCTGATCGATGGCGTCGAGGCGCAGTGGCGGGACGCGGCGCGCTGTGACCTGGCGGTGATCGGCGGCGGACAGATCCTGTCGGATGCCAATCTGAACTTTCCCATCAAGGTGGGCCGTGCGGCGCGCCTGCTGGCCCAGGCGGGGACCCCCACGGCGGTCTATGCGGTCGGCGTGTCGCGCAACTGGACCCCAAAGGGCACCGCCTGGTTCCGGGAGGTGCTGGGCACCAACCTGCAACTGGTGGCCCCGCGCGACGGCAATTCGGCGGGCGGCCTGGTCGGCGCAGATGCAGGGCGGGCCCGCGCCCGTCGTGGTGCCCGATCCGGGGCTGCTGGCTGCCGATTGCTATGGTCCGGTCGAGGCGGCGCCGGGGCTGGTTGGTCTGTGTGTCACCGACTTTGGCATTCTGGGGCACCACGCCGATTCCGTCGTGGCCGGGCAGGGTGGCGGGCCCGCGTTCTATGCGGGCATTGCGCGGGCGCTGATTGCGGGGGGATGCCGGGTGCGGCTGTTCACCAACGGGGCCGCCGAGGACCGCGCCCTGCGCGACCTGGTTGCGGCCGACCTTGCCGAAGAAATCGCCGCCGGGCGTGCCGAGGGTCCCGCCGACCCGCAACGCCCCGCCGGTCTGGCGGCACAGGTGGCGGAGTGTGCGACCGTGATCGCGCACCGGCTGCACGCCTGCATCATCGCCTACAGCTATCGCCGGCCTGTCGTGGGCTTGGGCTGGGACAGCAAGCTGGAGTCGTTCTTTGCCGCCGTCGGACAGCCCGAGGCCTTTGTCGGCTCTGCCAGCGTCACGCCCGAGGGGATCGCTTCGCTGGCTTTGGCTGTCGCGGAACGGGGCATCGACCCGCAGGCCCATGCCGTCCACACCCAGGCCGCCTGGGCCGGGATCGACCGGCTGCTGGCCTGCGCTACCGCACCCGCCGCAAGGTGAACCGATAGCTGGCGACATCGCCCTGTGACGTGGCCCCCGGCCCGGTCGCGATGTCCAGCGTGGCCCCGGCGGGCAGGGTCAGGGCCAGGGTCTGTTGCAGCCTCTCCTTGCCGTTCCAGTCGAAGATCGGGATGCCGTTCAGCGTGACCGTCAGGGTCATTGCCGTCAAGGCTGCGCGCGGCGGGGGACAGGGTCAGCGACAGCTCTGCCTGTGTGGTCCGGTCGACTTGGTAGCGGTGCAGGATCTCCTCCGGCCAGTCGGTGCCGCCGGACGGCAGCAGGGTGCGGGGCAAAAGGCGCAGGCCGGGATTGGACGCGGTGCCCAGATAGGGCGTCCAGGGCACGCCGGGGCGGTCCTGTCCCGGTCGGACCGTCAGGGGGGCCTCGCCCTGCGGTGTCCGGGTCAGACGCCGGAACGGGGCCGCTGTCGTCGTAGGCAAAGTGAAACAGGCTGTCGGCCAGCACGTCCTGCGGGGCCAGGGCCGCCGACAGGTCCAGCGGTCCGGTCAGCAGCAGCGGCTCCGTCTCCGACAGGATCAGGGGGGTGGTCAGGGGCGTGCCCAGGGCGTCGGTTGCGGTCACGCCCGCCGGTAGGGTCAGGGCGCGGGCAGGCCCCAGACCATCGTGACATCGGGGCCGAAGAGGCAGGCCGGCGTCGCCGCATCGGGCGAGACATCCGCGACCGGCTGTCCGGTCAATCGGCGCTGTGCCAGGGCATAGGCACGGCCCGCCGGGGTCTGGTCCCCCGCCCGCGTCAGCAGCGGGGCAAACCCGTCGCCGCGCGGGTGCAGCGGATACCAGGCCAGCCGCGTTACCCCCGACAGCGCGGCCTTGCACATCATCCGCATCAAGTGACCGGGCGCGGCGTCCATTTCGGTGGTGCCGAATTCGGTGATCTCCAGCGGCATCGCGGCCAGGCCCGGCACCTGTCGCATCAGCGCCACCTGCCGGTCCAGCAGGGTGACCGGCGTGTCGTAGGGATGAAAGGCCAGCGCATCCATGCGCGCGAAGATGCCGGTGTCAGACAGCAGGGTCAGATACCCGGTCGGGATCGAATGCACCCCCGCGCCGATGATCCGCACCTCGGGCCGCGCTGCCCGCACCTGCCGCGCGACGCTGTCGTGAAGCGCGGCATAGGCCCGCGCCCGCGCCGCCAGCCCCTGATCCCGCAGCGGGCCCGAGACGAAATTCGCGCTGTTGAATTCGTTGCCGATTTCGATGCTGTGGATCGCGGGGAACCGGGTCGCCACCTGGGCTGCGTGACGTCCGAAGGCGGCGATCGCCTCGGCCCCCAGCGGCGTCGCGCCGTCCTCGTACAGGGCGTGGCCGTTGTTGACCGTCAGGCTCATCCCCGTGCCCAGTTGGCCGATCCGGTCCGGATAGCGGGTCCGCGCGGGGCCATAGCGGAAGCGGCCGTCTTCGCCCTCGACCAGGTCCCAATAGACGGCATCGCGGAAATCGGTGATGCCCGCGGCGATGGCCGCCTGCATCAACCCGCGCGGCACCCCCTGGCCAAAGTTCGACGCCGCCGCCAGCGTTGGGGCCCGCAGGTCCTGTGCGCTGGCGATCCCCGCCGACAGGAGCATGGCCAAAATCCAACGCATCGCAGATCTCCGTTCGGGGACACAGTGAAAACACTTGACCATCCGGGGGGTTCTGAGGCCACCCCGGAGCATGCAGTTTTTCCCGACATCCCTTTTGGTGGTCGCCGCGCTTTGGGTGATGGCATCGAAGGGGCCGCGTCAGGCGTTCTGGGCGTTCATGGTGCTGACGCCGCTGGCGGCGACGGCGGCGTTCAACCTGCCCGCGCTTGGCGGCGCGTCGATCCTGCTGGCGGATCTGGGGGCGCTTGGCATCCTGGCAATTGCCCTGTTGCAGCGCGGCGGGATGGCGGCGGCGCTTGGCACCTTGCGGGTGGGCCAGCCGGGGTTCTGGTTCCTGTTGCTGACGATCTACGCGATCGTGGCCACGATCATGTTCCCCCGCGTTTTTGCGGGCGACACGCAGGTGTTCGGCATCGCGCGGGAAAACAACCAGCTGGGCATCGTTTCCGTGCCTCTGCGGTTCACCACCGGCAACCTGACGCAGCTGTTCCGGCATCTGTTGGGGGCGGCGCTGTTCCTGGCGGTCGCCACCTTGTTCCGCCGCGCGCCCGAGCCGCGCCCCGCGCTGATCGCCGTGGCGATGGCGACGGGGCTGAACTTTGCGCTTGGCTGGTTGGACGTGCTGACCTATGCCGCCGGCCAGGTCTGGCTGATGGAGCCGTTGCGCACCGCCAATTACGCCATCCTCTACGATGTGCGCATGGCCGGGCTGAAGCGGATGATCGGCGGCTTTCCCGAGGCGTCGAGCTTTGGCTACTACTCTGTCGGGTTGTTCGGATTCTGGCTGCATTACTGGATCAACAGTCGGCGGGATCGGCTGGGATTGGTGATGATGCTGATCTCGGCGTTTTGCGTTTTGCGGGCCACGTCCTCGGCGGCCTATGTGGCGATGCTGGGGTTCCTCGGGCTCTATGCGCTGATCTCCGTCACCGCGCATCTGAACCGCAGCGTCAGCCGCCGGGGCGCGCGGATCGCGGGGCTGGCGGGGATCGGGGTCTGGCTGGGCGCGGTCGCGGTTTTCGCCGCCTATGAATTCGTCGCCCCGGTCGAGGCCTTTCTGGATCGCGCCCTGTTCAACAAGCTGGACGGTGCCTCGGGCGAAGAGCGGTTCGGCTGGAATGCGCAGGCAATGGTCAACTTTTACGACACCTTGGGGCTGGGCGCGGGGCTGGGATCGGTCCGGGCGTCCAGCTGGCCGGTGGCGGTTCTGGCCAGCCTGGGGGTGGCGGGGGGACTGTTCTATGCGCTGTTCCTGTGGGGGGTGTTGATGACGCGCGGGGCCTGGTCGCGGCACCTGCCGGGCGCCGTGGTCGCCGACAGCGCGCGCGTGGGCTGCGTGGCCTTTCTGGTGTCGGCGGTCCTGACCACGGCGACGCCGGATCTGGGGCTGACGTTCTATGCCTTTGCGGGCATGGCGGTTGGCCTCACTCGTGGGGCACAATTGTGGCAACATCGCTCAAGTGCATCCGCAAGGTCGCACATCGCCCTCTGATCCCCGGCATTGGAAACAGTGTTTCTTGCATTGCCGGTGAAGCGACGGGTTACTCTGCCTATATGAGGAGGACCCCGAGAACCGGGTCCGCAGCCTGTGGCTGTGGGCGCGCGGGGGTCGAAATTGACACGGGCGGGCATCCGTCCGCGGAGTGTGAGACCGGACAAGGTGAACCGAATGACCCATAACGCCACCGATCCAGCCGATCGGTCGGGGGCTTTTGGAGGCTTCAGGCCGGGCGGCGAAGAGCTGCTCGACGGTATCGACCCGCGCGAGGTGCTGCGCGGCATCTGGCAGGGGCGCTATGTCATTGCCCTGACCGCCGTTCTGTTCGGGGTCGTGGCCTATCTGGCCGTGTCGCAGATCACGCCCACCTATACGTCGATCGCCAAGGTCCTGCTGGACCCGCGCGAACGATCCTTCGTCAGCGACGATCAGGTGGTGTCCGACCTGAACCTGAATTCCGAGGTGGTCGCCTCGGAGATCTCGATCCTGCAATCCAACGTCCTGCTGGAACAGGTGGCACGGCGTCTTCAAGCGGACCGCCCCGACCTGTTGGAGGCGTTCTATCCCAGCACCGCCGCCCCGTCCCTGCCAAAGCGTGTTCTGGCCATGGTGGGGATCGGGGATCTGCCCGACACGGGCACCCCGCAGGCGGAGCTGAGCCCCGCGCGTCTGGACGGTGTCGTCTGGGCGCTGCGCCGGGCCACGGATGTCTGGCGCGACGGCGATGCCTATATCATCTCGATCCTGGCCGAGACGGAGAACCCGGTGTTTTCCGCCATGGTCGCGGGCACCATCGCCGAGGTCTATATCGCCGAACAGCTGGCCGGACGTCAGGCCACCGCCAACCAGGCCACCGCCCAGATCGAGGTCCGGGTCGAGGAGCTGCGCAAGCAGGTCGAAGCCGCCGAACAACGCGTGCAGGACTATCGTGCCAACACCCTGGAACAGAACGGCACCAGCATCGAAATCCTGTCGCAGCGCCTGCTGGACCTGAACGAGGAACTGGTGAAGGCCCGCATCGAACGCGGTGCCGCCGAGGCCCGCTATAACGAAATGCAGCGCGCCATCACCGAAGGCGGCTTCGAGGCGCTTGGCAACATGGTCACCTCGGAGGCCATTTCCGAGCTGACCACCCGGCGGCTGGAGCTGGAGGCCTCGGACGCGGAATGGGCCGAGCGATTCCGCACCGACCATCCCGAACGCCGCAAGATCCAGAACCGCCTGAACGAGGTCGACCGCGCGCTAGAGGCGGAAATCGCCCGCGCGCTGGACGCGCAGCGCAACGAATTGCAGATCGCTCGCGTGCGCGAACAGACCATGCAGGAAACCCTGACCGAGGTGGAAGGCGAGTTTCAGGACGCGTCCCGCAACTCCATCGGTCTGCGCCAGCTGGAACGCGAAAGCGAGGCGATCCGGTCCGTCTATCAGGATCTGCTGACCCGCGTGGCCCAGACCCGGACGCAGGAAAGCTTTCAGGTGGCCGACGCGCGGTTGATCGAACGCGCGACTGTGCCCGGTGCGCCCGCCGCCCCGCGCCCCAAGCTGATGACCGTGCTGGGCCTGATCGTCGGGGCCGCCGTGGGCTTTGCCATTGTGCTGCTGCGCCGGCTGACGTCGCGCACCTTCCGCAGCATGGCAGAGCTGGAGCGGTTTGCCGGGCATCCCGTCGTCGCCGTCATGGCCGAACAGAACTGGAATTCCCCGCGCAAGGCCCTGCTCGAGATCGAGACCAATCGCATGGGACCGGTCGCCGAAAGCGTGCGGGCCCTGCGCAACCATCTGAACACCGGCGCGCAGTCGATGATGACGCGGTCGATCGTGTTGATGTCGCCCCTGTCGGGCGACGGCAAGACAACCACGACGCTGTTGCTGGCGCGGCTGGCGGAAATGGCCGACGAGATGGTCGTGGTGGTCGATTTCGACCTGCGGCAGAACACCCTGGCCAAGGAATTGATCCTGGGCGAGCGGCCAGGCACCTCGGACTATCTGTGCGATGAATGCACCCTGGACGAGGCCATCATCCGCGACGACGACATGGGGTTCGACATCGTCACCGCCGGCACCTGCGGCCCCACCGCCGCCGACGATCTGCGCAGCGCGAACGTGCGCCAGATGCTCGACGAGTTGAAGGAAACCTACGACGTCGTGCTGGTGAACTGCCCCGCCATGTTGCAGGTGCCCGACGCCACGCTGATCGCCAAGGCGGTCGACCAATGCCTGCTGCTGGTGCGCCACGACAGCACGCCGCAGGCGGCGGTCAAACGCTGTCTGTCGATCCTGGGCAACCACAAGGTGACCATCGACGGGTTGATCATGACCCGCGCAGATCCCGACGATGTCGAAGAAGGATATCTCTATTCCTATGGCTATTCCTGACAGGCCGCGCGTTGCGCTGATCCACTATTGGCTGACGGGGATGCGCGGCGGCGAAAAGGTGCTGGAGGCGCTGTGCCGGATGTATCCGCAGGCCGACATCTTTACCCATGTCGCCGATCCGCCCGCCCTGTCGGACACGCTGCGCGCCCACAAGATCACCGAGACCTTCATCGGCCGGCTGCCCGCCGCCAAGTCCAAGTATCAGGCCTATCTGCCGCTGATGCCCCGCGCCTTGGAGGGCGTGGACCTGACCGGCTATGACCTCGTGATCTCGTCCGAGGCGGGGCCCGCCAAGGGGGTCATCGTGCCGCCCGACTGTTTCCACCTGTGTTACTGCCATTCGCCGATGCGGTATCTTTGGGACCAGTATCACGTCTATCGCGCGGGCACGGGCCGGGTTCAGAAACTGGCGATGTCGGTCTTTGCCCACGGCTTGCGGCAATGGGACGTGACCAGTGCGGCGCGGGTCGATGCCTTTGCCGCCAATTCCAACCACGTGGCCGACCGCATCCGCAAATACTGGCGCCGCGACGCCGCCGTGGTGGCGCCCCCCGTCGCGGTAGAGGATTTCGCGCCGGTGGCGGATGTGGGCGACAGCTATCTCTGGCTGGGGGAACTGGCCCCCTACAAACGTCCCGACATCGCGGTCGAGGCGTTCAGCCGGCTGGGCCTGCCGCTGACCATCATCGGTGGCCCGCAAAAGACGGTGGACGCGTTGAAGGCCGGGGCAAAGGACAATGTCACCTTTCTGGGCAAGACCGATTTCGCCACGCTCAAGGATCACCTGGCCCGCTGCCGGGCGCTGATCTTTCCGGGCGAAGAGGATTTCGGCATCGTTCCGGTCGAGGCCATGGCCTCGGGCCGCCCGGTCATTGCCTACGGGCGTGGCGGGGCCTGCGATTCGGTGGTGGATGGCAAGACCGGCCTGCTGTTCCCGCACCAATCGGTCGCGGATCTGGTCGCCGCGGTCGAGAGGTTCGAGGCCGAGCGTCTGTATGACGTCGACCCCCAGGCCCTGGTCGAACACGCGGCGGGCTTTGCCGAAAGCGCGTTTCGCGCGGGCATCGAGGCGCTGATCCCTGCGCATCTGCGCCCGGCGGGATGACGGCGCCGGTTTCTCTCTACTTCTGGCACCTGACGGATGCGGCCGAAGCGGCGCGCCTGTCGCCCCTGCTTTCGCCGGAGGAGGCGGCGCGCGCCGACCGTTATGTCAAACCCGCCGACGGCATCGCCTATCGCATCGGGCGCGGGCACCTGCGCCAGGTGTTGGCGCAGTGGGTGGGCGGCGATGCGGCGTCGCTGGCGTTCCGCCTTGGCCCCTCGGGCAAGCCCGCGCTGGAACGGGGGCCGCAGTTCAACCTCAGCCATTCCGGCGGGCTGGCCTGTCTGGCGGTGCACCCGGACGCGGTGCTGGGCGTC harbors:
- a CDS encoding polysaccharide pyruvyl transferase family protein produces the protein MQGGPAPVVVPDPGLLAADCYGPVEAAPGLVGLCVTDFGILGHHADSVVAGQGGGPAFYAGIARALIAGGCRVRLFTNGAAEDRALRDLVAADLAEEIAAGRAEGPADPQRPAGLAAQVAECATVIAHRLHACIIAYSYRRPVVGLGWDSKLESFFAAVGQPEAFVGSASVTPEGIASLALAVAERGIDPQAHAVHTQAAWAGIDRLLACATAPAAR
- a CDS encoding glycosyltransferase; translation: MAIPDRPRVALIHYWLTGMRGGEKVLEALCRMYPQADIFTHVADPPALSDTLRAHKITETFIGRLPAAKSKYQAYLPLMPRALEGVDLTGYDLVISSEAGPAKGVIVPPDCFHLCYCHSPMRYLWDQYHVYRAGTGRVQKLAMSVFAHGLRQWDVTSAARVDAFAANSNHVADRIRKYWRRDAAVVAPPVAVEDFAPVADVGDSYLWLGELAPYKRPDIAVEAFSRLGLPLTIIGGPQKTVDALKAGAKDNVTFLGKTDFATLKDHLARCRALIFPGEEDFGIVPVEAMASGRPVIAYGRGGACDSVVDGKTGLLFPHQSVADLVAAVERFEAERLYDVDPQALVEHAAGFAESAFRAGIEALIPAHLRPAG
- a CDS encoding polysaccharide biosynthesis tyrosine autokinase, producing MTHNATDPADRSGAFGGFRPGGEELLDGIDPREVLRGIWQGRYVIALTAVLFGVVAYLAVSQITPTYTSIAKVLLDPRERSFVSDDQVVSDLNLNSEVVASEISILQSNVLLEQVARRLQADRPDLLEAFYPSTAAPSLPKRVLAMVGIGDLPDTGTPQAELSPARLDGVVWALRRATDVWRDGDAYIISILAETENPVFSAMVAGTIAEVYIAEQLAGRQATANQATAQIEVRVEELRKQVEAAEQRVQDYRANTLEQNGTSIEILSQRLLDLNEELVKARIERGAAEARYNEMQRAITEGGFEALGNMVTSEAISELTTRRLELEASDAEWAERFRTDHPERRKIQNRLNEVDRALEAEIARALDAQRNELQIARVREQTMQETLTEVEGEFQDASRNSIGLRQLERESEAIRSVYQDLLTRVAQTRTQESFQVADARLIERATVPGAPAAPRPKLMTVLGLIVGAAVGFAIVLLRRLTSRTFRSMAELERFAGHPVVAVMAEQNWNSPRKALLEIETNRMGPVAESVRALRNHLNTGAQSMMTRSIVLMSPLSGDGKTTTTLLLARLAEMADEMVVVVDFDLRQNTLAKELILGERPGTSDYLCDECTLDEAIIRDDDMGFDIVTAGTCGPTAADDLRSANVRQMLDELKETYDVVLVNCPAMLQVPDATLIAKAVDQCLLLVRHDSTPQAAVKRCLSILGNHKVTIDGLIMTRADPDDVEEGYLYSYGYS